The following coding sequences are from one Carettochelys insculpta isolate YL-2023 chromosome 5, ASM3395843v1, whole genome shotgun sequence window:
- the DIRAS2 gene encoding GTP-binding protein Di-Ras2: protein MPEQSNDYRVVVFGAGGVGKSSLVLRFVKGTFKESYIPTIEDTYRQVISCDKSICTLQITDTTGSHQFPAMQRLSISKGHAFILVYSVTSRQSLEELKPIYEQICQIKGDVESIPIMLVGNKSDENQNREVESSEGEAMAKKWKCAFMETSAKLNHNVKELFQELLNLEKRRTVSLQIDGKKSKQQKRKEKLKGKCVVM from the coding sequence ATGCCTGAGCAAAGCAATGATTATAGGGTGGTGGTGTTTGGAGCTGGAGGAGTTGGCAAAAGTTCCTTGGTCCTGAGATTTGTGAAAGGCACATTCAAAGAGAGCTACATTCCGACCATAGAAGACACCTACAGGCAGGTGATCAGCTGTGATAAGAGCATATGCACTTTGCAGATTACCGACACTACTGGGAGTCATCAGTTTCCAGCCATGCAACGTCTGTCTATTTCCAAGGGACATGCTTTCATTTTGGTTTATTCAGTAACCAGCCGGCAGTCCTTGGAGGAACTCAAACCCATCTATGAACAAATCTGTCAGATTAAAGGGGATGTGGAAAGTATTCCAATTATGCTTGTGGGGAATAAAAGTGATGAAAACCAAAACCGAGAGGTGGAGAGCAGTGAAGGAGAAGCTATGGCAAAGAAATGGAAGTGTGCCTTTATGGAGACTTCTGCCAAGTTGAATCACAATGTGAAAGAGCTGTTCCAAGAGCTGCTAAACCTAGAGAAACGCAGGACTGTGAGTTTACAAATTGAtggtaaaaaaagcaaacagcagaaaaggaaagagaagctGAAAGGCAAATGTGTGGTCATGTGA